From Roseibium alexandrii DFL-11, the proteins below share one genomic window:
- a CDS encoding ABC transporter permease: MLRFTIERLVGMTVTMLLVSMMVFIIMELPPGDYADRYAFRKYSGTGVSVTEADIQAIRVELGLDKPMVLRYFDWIGNIVLRGDFGQAFAFETSVVKVMGDKVWLTLAILFTTLIITYVVSIPIGIYAAVKRGSAADYGLTIFSYLGLALPNFLLALILLYFANRWFGADIGGLFSAEYKNAPWSLAKAWDLIKHLWLPAVVLAWSAVAYQIQTMRATMSDELNRLSVTAARARGVPEGKLLIKYPARLAINPIVSTIGFDVNRIFSELPIVAAVLGLTELGELLLKAYLDLDMYVAGAILLLLTFMIVFMNFLSDILLAWLDPRIKLGA; this comes from the coding sequence ATGCTGCGGTTCACTATTGAGCGTCTGGTGGGGATGACCGTCACGATGCTTCTTGTGTCGATGATGGTTTTTATCATCATGGAGCTGCCACCGGGCGACTACGCGGACCGCTACGCCTTTCGCAAATACTCCGGCACGGGCGTCTCTGTGACCGAAGCTGACATTCAGGCGATCAGAGTCGAACTCGGCCTCGATAAGCCAATGGTCCTGCGCTATTTCGATTGGATTGGAAACATCGTCCTGCGCGGCGACTTCGGACAGGCTTTTGCGTTTGAAACGTCGGTCGTCAAGGTCATGGGCGACAAGGTTTGGCTCACGCTGGCGATCCTCTTTACGACGCTCATCATTACCTATGTCGTTTCGATCCCCATCGGGATCTACGCCGCCGTTAAGCGGGGCTCTGCAGCCGATTACGGTTTGACAATTTTTTCCTATCTCGGCCTTGCTCTGCCGAATTTTCTGCTTGCACTGATCCTTCTTTATTTCGCCAATCGATGGTTTGGAGCGGATATCGGCGGGCTGTTTTCAGCCGAATACAAGAACGCGCCGTGGTCGCTCGCCAAGGCATGGGATCTCATCAAGCATTTGTGGTTGCCCGCAGTTGTCCTGGCCTGGTCCGCTGTCGCCTATCAGATCCAAACCATGCGCGCGACCATGTCTGATGAGCTGAACCGGCTTTCAGTAACGGCCGCGCGGGCGCGCGGAGTGCCGGAAGGCAAGCTTCTTATCAAGTATCCGGCACGGCTTGCCATCAACCCGATCGTCTCGACCATCGGCTTCGATGTGAACCGCATCTTTTCAGAGCTTCCCATCGTGGCCGCCGTTCTCGGTCTGACAGAACTCGGTGAGCTTCTTTTGAAAGCTTATCTCGATCTCGACATGTATGTGGCTGGCGCGATCCTCCTGCTCCTCACCTTCATGATCGTGTTCATGAATTTTCTGTCTGATATCTTGTTGGCGTGGCTCGACCCGCGCATCAAACTGGGAGCCTGA
- a CDS encoding ABC transporter substrate-binding protein, which yields MTFKSFLLSGAALAVLATPALANCPAVTVSDMKGLTADYPQQFELAEFEEKGSCALTFSQNPAINDLNSKIQGNGDLANVAERLPAEPLVVAPYEAIGTYGGTLTGLSRGTESGTSDLLSIRHVNLVRYSDDLQTIVPNVAKSWSWNDDFTELTFKLRDGHKWSDGAPFTAEDVAFWYNDVLMNPNVIEKAPGRWLFDGKPATVEAVDPTTVKFTFPVAQPNLLNRWAIDYGQTFLPKHFLGRYLDKYNENAADLRTADGFANQAEAVNFFYGNSDWTDVPSPLMKDAEKVKNIGVAVKPTLESHILVEENTEGRKLVANPYFHMVDTAGNQLPYISEINEEYVPEREVVNLRIINGDVTWKQQAMQLNDFPLLKENEAKGNYTAALAPTLGQSPFYSFNRTHKDPVLREIFSDPRFSQALSMGLNRDEINEIVYLGQGKPLQTAAAEHVTVPFLSEEDLSIFIDYDPAKANALLDEMGLAKASDGVRQRPDGKPLAIRIVFASQGTASQLHELTAGYWSDLGLQVDVREVTSDEYRAAANANDVDVMTWKNDGVSGPNISQDATDALFPGDPFNPKGHADWATWIETNGAQGVEPPADIRRLFAAAAEFTQHPLGTDKSNELGAEIMKIHLDNMIKIGVVAEIPEPYVYTNALKNVPPLTAKAYDYYWTYPYRAQQWFLAQ from the coding sequence ATGACCTTCAAATCTTTCCTTCTTTCGGGTGCCGCCCTGGCCGTTCTGGCCACTCCGGCGCTTGCCAACTGCCCGGCAGTGACTGTTTCCGACATGAAAGGCCTCACTGCTGATTACCCCCAGCAGTTTGAACTGGCCGAGTTCGAGGAAAAGGGTTCCTGCGCCCTCACTTTCTCCCAGAACCCGGCCATCAATGACCTGAACAGCAAGATCCAGGGCAATGGCGATCTCGCCAACGTCGCCGAGCGCCTGCCAGCTGAACCACTGGTCGTGGCTCCTTACGAAGCGATCGGGACCTATGGCGGCACGCTGACCGGTCTGTCCCGTGGCACCGAGTCCGGCACTTCCGATCTCCTGTCGATCCGTCACGTGAACCTGGTCCGCTACTCTGACGACCTGCAAACGATTGTTCCAAACGTTGCTAAATCATGGTCCTGGAACGACGATTTTACCGAGCTGACGTTCAAGCTCCGTGATGGCCACAAGTGGTCTGACGGCGCTCCATTCACCGCCGAAGACGTTGCCTTCTGGTACAATGACGTTCTGATGAACCCTAATGTCATCGAAAAGGCTCCGGGTCGGTGGCTGTTTGACGGCAAGCCTGCAACGGTCGAAGCCGTCGATCCGACAACCGTAAAGTTCACTTTCCCAGTCGCACAGCCGAACCTCCTGAACCGTTGGGCGATTGACTACGGCCAAACCTTTCTGCCGAAACATTTCCTTGGCCGTTATCTGGACAAGTACAATGAGAACGCTGCAGACCTGCGCACAGCCGACGGTTTTGCGAACCAAGCGGAAGCTGTCAACTTCTTCTACGGCAACTCCGACTGGACTGACGTTCCGTCCCCGCTAATGAAGGACGCCGAAAAGGTCAAAAACATCGGTGTTGCCGTCAAGCCGACGCTGGAATCCCACATCCTGGTTGAGGAAAACACGGAAGGCCGCAAGCTCGTTGCCAACCCGTATTTCCACATGGTCGATACGGCCGGAAACCAACTGCCGTACATCTCTGAAATCAACGAAGAGTATGTCCCGGAACGCGAAGTGGTGAACCTGCGTATTATAAATGGCGACGTCACCTGGAAGCAGCAGGCCATGCAGTTGAATGACTTCCCGCTGCTGAAAGAAAACGAAGCCAAAGGCAACTACACCGCGGCGTTGGCACCGACGCTCGGTCAATCTCCGTTCTACAGCTTCAACCGCACTCATAAAGATCCGGTCCTGCGCGAAATCTTCTCCGATCCGCGTTTCAGCCAGGCTCTGTCCATGGGCTTGAACCGTGATGAGATCAACGAAATCGTCTATCTCGGTCAAGGCAAGCCGCTTCAAACAGCTGCTGCTGAACATGTCACAGTGCCTTTCCTCTCCGAAGAAGACCTGTCAATTTTCATCGACTACGACCCGGCAAAGGCCAACGCGTTGCTCGATGAAATGGGTCTGGCAAAGGCCAGCGACGGTGTCCGCCAGCGCCCGGACGGCAAGCCGCTTGCGATCCGCATCGTGTTTGCCAGCCAGGGCACTGCGTCCCAGCTTCACGAGCTGACCGCCGGATACTGGTCGGATCTTGGTTTGCAAGTCGATGTCCGTGAAGTCACTTCGGACGAATACCGTGCAGCTGCAAACGCCAACGACGTCGACGTGATGACCTGGAAGAACGATGGCGTATCCGGTCCGAACATCAGCCAGGATGCGACTGACGCGCTGTTCCCGGGCGATCCGTTCAACCCGAAAGGCCATGCCGACTGGGCGACGTGGATCGAAACAAACGGCGCTCAAGGTGTTGAACCGCCGGCAGACATCCGGCGTCTGTTTGCAGCAGCAGCGGAATTTACGCAGCATCCGCTCGGCACCGACAAGAGTAATGAACTTGGTGCTGAAATAATGAAGATCCACCTGGACAACATGATCAAGATAGGTGTGGTTGCGGAAATTCCGGAGCCGTATGTCTACACGAACGCTCTGAAGAACGTTCCGCCGCTGACGGCGAAAGCCTACGACTACTACTGGACTTACCCGTACCGGGCCCAGCAGTGGTTCCTGGCCCAGTAA
- a CDS encoding IclR family transcriptional regulator domain-containing protein, translating into MAIATQRPASKNLQDIGLSLRFNEGPYCGTKGEFAAIAVPLKDSEGRLLTTLSIHAPVQRLSFENLISVLPALREAAAKIEELALN; encoded by the coding sequence GTGGCAATCGCCACGCAACGGCCCGCATCGAAAAACCTTCAGGATATAGGACTTTCGCTGCGGTTTAATGAAGGTCCGTATTGCGGGACAAAGGGTGAATTCGCTGCGATTGCAGTGCCCCTGAAGGATAGCGAAGGACGATTGCTTACAACGCTTTCCATACACGCACCCGTACAACGTTTGTCCTTTGAAAATCTTATATCGGTGTTGCCGGCTTTGCGGGAGGCAGCCGCCAAGATCGAGGAACTCGCGCTAAACTGA
- a CDS encoding tyrosine-type recombinase/integrase, with protein MKRHMQFQRKPRPLPIVLSVEEVVELIHVDQGKGCKDHKAMLSPDLLDVLRDYWREARPHGRLFPGRPKVNPISPGLLTRTFTSAKRMAAFSKPATLHTLRHSFATHLLEANTDVRIIQVLLGHTKLTTTARYTHVATRTIRDTVSPFERLKQLQHQTLRHGPE; from the coding sequence ATGAAGCGGCATATGCAGTTTCAGCGCAAGCCGCGGCCACTGCCCATTGTGCTGAGCGTGGAGGAAGTCGTGGAGCTGATCCATGTCGATCAGGGCAAGGGCTGCAAGGATCACAAGGCCATGCTGTCGCCCGATCTTTTGGACGTGTTGCGCGATTACTGGCGTGAGGCACGGCCCCACGGCCGGCTGTTTCCAGGCAGGCCGAAGGTCAACCCGATCTCGCCGGGCCTGCTGACCCGGACCTTCACCTCGGCAAAGCGCATGGCAGCCTTCTCCAAACCCGCCACACTGCATACGCTCCGCCACAGCTTCGCCACCCATCTTCTGGAGGCGAATACCGATGTGCGGATCATCCAGGTGCTGCTCGGCCATACCAAGCTGACAACGACGGCCCGCTACACCCATGTCGCCACCAGGACGATCCGCGATACGGTCAGTCCCTTCGAGCGGCTGAAGCAGCTACAGCATCAGACGCTGAGGCACGGGCCGGAATAA
- a CDS encoding site-specific integrase: MTEERTTPLRERMIEDMHIRGIGEKARQSHIRAIKDFASYLGRPPDTATPEELRSYQLHMTNAGVSPSTFYVRIVALRFF, encoded by the coding sequence ATGACGGAGGAGAGAACCACGCCACTGCGCGAGCGAATGATCGAAGACATGCACATTCGTGGCATAGGCGAGAAGGCTCGGCAGAGCCATATCCGGGCCATCAAGGATTTTGCATCTTACCTTGGCCGTCCACCCGATACGGCGACTCCGGAAGAGCTGCGCAGCTATCAATTGCACATGACGAATGCGGGGGTGTCGCCTTCGACATTCTATGTCCGGATCGTTGCCCTTAGGTTCTTTTGA
- a CDS encoding alpha/beta fold hydrolase, translating to MIPLVLVHGFMGGSDQWEPQAPLKSTVPLIAVDLPGFGKNAHLDPINSIEKLARWVLNELTEQGVERFLLLGHSMGGMVVQDMIRQAPDRVSRLVLYSTGALGLLPGRFESIETSMQRAKDDGAKATARRIAATWFLQRENAEAYPACAAIAECSSPDAIQAGLEAMRDWSGETSLSSISAPTLVIWGDQDRTYPWPQIQTLWQSVPESSLAVVPGCAHAVHLEESVTFNHLIGRFVS from the coding sequence ATGATCCCCTTGGTTCTTGTCCATGGTTTCATGGGCGGGAGTGATCAATGGGAACCACAGGCCCCGTTAAAAAGCACGGTTCCGTTGATCGCAGTCGATCTTCCCGGCTTCGGTAAAAACGCGCACCTGGACCCAATAAACTCCATCGAGAAATTGGCGCGCTGGGTTCTTAACGAGCTGACGGAACAGGGCGTTGAGCGATTTCTACTGCTTGGGCATTCCATGGGAGGCATGGTGGTGCAGGACATGATCCGGCAGGCACCTGATCGCGTGTCGCGGTTGGTGCTTTACAGCACCGGTGCCCTTGGCCTTTTACCAGGCCGGTTTGAATCGATCGAAACGTCTATGCAGCGGGCGAAAGACGACGGCGCCAAAGCCACAGCGCGCCGGATTGCTGCGACCTGGTTCCTGCAACGCGAAAATGCTGAAGCCTATCCCGCGTGCGCAGCAATCGCCGAATGCAGCAGCCCTGATGCAATCCAGGCAGGCCTTGAAGCTATGCGCGATTGGTCCGGAGAAACCTCCCTAAGCTCCATAAGCGCCCCAACACTGGTCATCTGGGGTGATCAGGACCGTACCTATCCCTGGCCACAAATACAGACCCTTTGGCAATCGGTGCCCGAAAGCAGTCTGGCTGTTGTTCCCGGATGCGCGCATGCGGTTCATCTCGAGGAATCCGTAACTTTCAATCACTTGATCGGGCGTTTTGTTTCTTGA
- a CDS encoding ABC transporter permease: protein MMDQLNTSIEDAEAEAARIYDEERRQNIAKFVRTNPDYYLENFNRIGARSRFTPTLNLMAGLFGPVWFGARGLWSWALPFLILETVAIVQIARGLFGDLAAEAMARIASIEGTLELRRKQLAAAIESGSDKMEVYQRTVASLEANIGGIRAEAQALADQGIWIALAGVVLLILVKAFEAVVANSALESRFSEWLSDSTIRSGMPGSQIAFSAVFMFVIVLASVLHYSFPDRFSLLSAFPTDPDIRLVSIDAVERFFAFCVANGEALFDAITYGIRLLLDTLELVFVSTPWIVVASLIILLTWLTAGARAAIWSGAFLAYMGLLGFWDKAMTTLALLGTAACLSIAIGIPLGMFAARRPRFYAVIQPIMDFMQTMPAFVFMIPVIAFFGTGKPAAVVTTMIFGGTPVVRLTVLGLRGVPESVREAAIAFGANKWYLLTKVDLPLASPSIRAGINQTIMLSLAMVVVASLIGAKGLGEDVLEALQYANVGQGILAGFSILFCAMILDRIVQGARK, encoded by the coding sequence ATGATGGATCAGCTCAACACCTCGATAGAAGATGCCGAAGCCGAAGCGGCCCGGATCTATGATGAAGAACGGCGACAAAACATTGCCAAGTTCGTCCGAACCAACCCTGACTATTACTTAGAGAATTTCAACCGGATCGGCGCCCGATCCCGCTTCACCCCAACCTTGAACCTTATGGCTGGATTATTTGGGCCGGTGTGGTTCGGCGCTCGCGGGCTGTGGTCATGGGCGCTGCCGTTCCTGATCCTTGAAACGGTCGCGATTGTTCAAATCGCGCGGGGTCTTTTTGGAGACCTTGCTGCCGAGGCCATGGCACGGATCGCGTCTATCGAGGGGACGCTGGAGCTGCGCCGCAAACAGCTTGCCGCGGCGATTGAAAGCGGATCTGACAAGATGGAGGTCTATCAGCGCACAGTCGCGTCTTTGGAAGCCAACATCGGCGGCATTCGGGCAGAAGCCCAAGCACTGGCAGACCAGGGGATCTGGATCGCCCTTGCTGGCGTGGTACTTCTCATTCTGGTGAAGGCATTCGAAGCCGTGGTCGCGAACTCGGCACTGGAATCCAGGTTCTCTGAATGGCTGTCTGACAGTACTATCCGGTCCGGGATGCCCGGCTCGCAGATCGCGTTCAGCGCTGTCTTCATGTTTGTCATCGTGCTGGCGTCTGTCCTGCACTACAGTTTTCCAGATCGCTTTTCACTGTTGTCCGCCTTCCCGACCGACCCGGATATTCGCCTTGTCAGCATTGATGCCGTGGAAAGGTTCTTTGCCTTTTGTGTCGCTAACGGGGAGGCCCTCTTTGACGCCATTACCTATGGAATTCGATTGCTGCTCGACACTCTCGAGCTTGTCTTTGTCAGCACCCCCTGGATTGTGGTTGCAAGCCTGATCATCCTCCTCACATGGCTGACAGCTGGCGCCCGCGCGGCCATCTGGTCCGGTGCGTTTCTCGCCTACATGGGTCTCCTCGGATTTTGGGACAAGGCGATGACCACATTGGCCTTGCTCGGCACCGCAGCCTGCCTGTCGATTGCGATCGGGATCCCGCTCGGGATGTTTGCGGCACGCCGGCCACGTTTTTATGCCGTGATCCAGCCGATAATGGATTTCATGCAGACCATGCCGGCCTTTGTGTTCATGATCCCGGTAATCGCTTTTTTTGGGACAGGCAAACCCGCGGCAGTCGTCACCACCATGATTTTTGGCGGCACGCCAGTTGTGCGTTTGACGGTGCTGGGTCTGCGCGGCGTTCCGGAGAGTGTGCGTGAGGCAGCGATCGCCTTTGGTGCCAACAAGTGGTACTTGCTCACGAAAGTGGACCTTCCCCTAGCGAGCCCATCGATCCGGGCTGGCATCAACCAGACGATCATGCTGTCCTTGGCCATGGTGGTGGTTGCGTCTCTGATCGGCGCAAAGGGTCTTGGAGAAGACGTTCTGGAGGCACTGCAGTACGCAAACGTTGGACAGGGTATTTTGGCCGGTTTCTCCATCCTGTTTTGCGCCATGATCCTGGACCGCATCGTACAAGGGGCCCGCAAATGA
- a CDS encoding quaternary amine ABC transporter ATP-binding protein, giving the protein MNGDTVIEISNVWKIFGANSDAALSAVRDEGLSKAEVLDRWNAVVGVADVSLSVNRGEIFCIMGLSGSGKSTLVRHFNRLLEPTDGKILIEGTDVVGLAPADLQSFRNRKIGMVFQNFALMPHRSVLDNVAMPLEIRGVPKNERMRQAASFLDIVELSAWGAKYAHELSGGMQQRVGLARALAANPDVLLMDEPFSALDPLIRRQLQDEFIRLSKILKKTTVFITHDLDEAVRIGDRIAIMRDGRVVQMGTAEDIVMHPADDYVADFVAGISRLKVVRAHAVMRPISEYETDHGPVPEGAPRVDEGETLSTLINMAIDTGDAILVEDQGTLVGVITRADILRTVIEGTEVS; this is encoded by the coding sequence ATGAACGGCGACACCGTTATTGAAATCTCCAATGTCTGGAAAATCTTCGGTGCGAACTCGGACGCCGCCCTGTCCGCGGTCCGCGATGAAGGATTGTCTAAAGCCGAGGTTTTGGATCGGTGGAACGCGGTTGTGGGTGTTGCGGATGTTAGCCTGTCAGTCAATCGGGGTGAGATTTTCTGCATCATGGGTTTGTCGGGCAGCGGCAAGTCAACCTTGGTTCGGCACTTCAATCGCCTTCTGGAACCGACCGATGGGAAAATACTGATCGAGGGAACAGATGTCGTCGGGCTTGCACCGGCAGACTTGCAGTCGTTCCGTAACCGGAAGATCGGCATGGTTTTTCAAAACTTTGCCCTGATGCCGCACCGCTCAGTACTCGACAATGTTGCCATGCCGCTTGAAATCCGTGGTGTTCCCAAGAACGAGCGGATGCGCCAGGCAGCTTCCTTTCTTGATATCGTTGAGCTCAGCGCATGGGGCGCAAAATATGCCCATGAGCTCTCAGGAGGAATGCAACAGCGGGTAGGACTGGCGCGGGCCCTGGCGGCAAATCCGGATGTGCTTCTGATGGATGAGCCGTTCAGCGCCCTGGATCCACTTATCCGGCGGCAACTGCAAGACGAATTCATCAGGCTAAGCAAGATCTTGAAGAAAACGACGGTGTTCATCACCCATGACTTGGATGAAGCCGTGCGCATCGGGGACCGTATTGCGATCATGCGGGACGGCCGCGTCGTGCAAATGGGCACAGCCGAGGACATTGTGATGCATCCGGCCGATGATTATGTGGCCGACTTTGTCGCCGGCATTTCAAGGCTGAAGGTGGTCCGCGCGCACGCTGTGATGCGGCCAATCTCTGAATACGAAACCGACCATGGGCCGGTACCGGAAGGCGCGCCGCGCGTTGATGAGGGTGAAACTCTCAGTACGCTGATCAACATGGCTATCGATACGGGCGATGCCATTCTGGTTGAGGACCAAGGCACACTTGTTGGGGTAATCACACGAGCCGACATTTTGAGGACGGTGATCGAGGGGACGGAGGTATCATGA
- a CDS encoding ABC transporter substrate-binding protein, which translates to MNTSLKSITLATAISAMTLPAFAAEEVKIGVPSWTGAQAIAHLLGAVVEMRIGGKAEMIPGNNATIFQAMDQGKGDIDVHPDVWLPNQESFTKKYVDEAGTVTLSSNPYEGNQGFCVSKDFGEANNITDIADLGRPDVAAMMDSDGNGKGEMWIGAPGWASANVNEVKVRDYGLMDFIEPIRAEESVKTARVKDSIAKGEGYAFYCYKPHAIWYMFDVKMLTEPAYDPEKYVMVQPSDDADWFSKSNVATKDALKKVQIAWSNSLADRSPAIAEFFANFSLSADDVSNFAYEISGKGREPAEVAKEWVEANPDRVDEWLGL; encoded by the coding sequence ATGAACACGAGTTTGAAAAGCATAACACTAGCCACGGCAATCAGCGCAATGACGCTGCCCGCGTTTGCTGCCGAGGAAGTGAAGATCGGTGTCCCGAGTTGGACCGGGGCGCAAGCGATAGCGCACCTTTTGGGCGCTGTGGTGGAGATGCGGATTGGCGGCAAGGCGGAAATGATCCCGGGCAACAACGCGACCATTTTCCAGGCCATGGACCAAGGCAAGGGAGACATTGACGTTCACCCGGATGTCTGGCTGCCAAATCAGGAAAGCTTTACCAAGAAATACGTGGATGAAGCGGGAACGGTGACCCTGTCTTCAAACCCTTACGAGGGCAATCAGGGCTTCTGCGTTTCCAAGGATTTTGGTGAGGCCAACAACATCACGGATATTGCCGACCTTGGCCGACCAGACGTTGCAGCAATGATGGACAGTGATGGCAACGGCAAAGGAGAAATGTGGATCGGCGCACCCGGCTGGGCTTCTGCGAATGTGAATGAAGTCAAGGTGCGCGACTATGGCCTGATGGACTTCATCGAGCCAATCCGAGCAGAAGAGAGCGTCAAGACTGCACGGGTCAAGGATTCTATTGCAAAGGGCGAAGGCTATGCTTTCTATTGCTATAAGCCTCACGCCATCTGGTACATGTTTGACGTCAAGATGCTGACAGAACCGGCTTACGACCCGGAGAAATATGTCATGGTTCAACCCTCCGATGACGCGGACTGGTTCAGCAAGTCGAATGTGGCCACCAAAGATGCCTTGAAGAAGGTCCAAATTGCCTGGTCGAACTCCCTAGCGGACAGATCCCCGGCGATAGCCGAGTTTTTTGCGAACTTTTCGTTGAGTGCCGACGATGTCAGCAATTTCGCATATGAGATCAGCGGCAAGGGCCGGGAGCCAGCAGAAGTTGCGAAGGAATGGGTCGAGGCAAACCCGGACCGGGTTGATGAATGGCTGGGTCTTTGA